In Vicia villosa cultivar HV-30 ecotype Madison, WI unplaced genomic scaffold, Vvil1.0 ctg.000030F_1_1, whole genome shotgun sequence, the following proteins share a genomic window:
- the LOC131622463 gene encoding uncharacterized protein LOC131622463 isoform X2 — protein sequence MSRVFVHKLGFLWLCCWLMLTGEAQVDEMKYKDPKQPIATRVKDLLSRMTLEEKIGQMTQIDRSVANVNVMKNSFIGSVLSGGGSEPLPKASAEDWVNMINEFQKGALASRLGIPMIYGIDAVHGHNNVYNATIFPHNVGLGCTRDASLAQRIGAATALEVRATGIPYAFAPCIAVCRDPRWGRCYESYSEDHKIVQLMTEIIPGLQGEIPPHVKKGFPYVGGKTKVAACAKHFVGDGGTTKGVNENNAVIDWHGLLGIHMPAYSDAIIKGVATVMVSYSSWNGVKMHANRDLVTGFLKNTLKFKGFVISDWQGIDKITTPPGSNYTYSVQASILAGVDMVMVPMLFEDFIQDLTSLVKNNIIPMDRIDDAVGRILLVKFTMGLFENPLADFSLVNELGSQAHRDLAREAVRKSLVLLKNGKSQSAPLLPLPKKVPKLLVAGTHADNLGYQCGGWTIKWQGFIGNTDTSGTTILSAINSTVDPSTQVVFRENPDADFVKSNNFEFAIVVVGEPPYAETAGDSTSLTMLDPGPNIINNVCGATKCVVVTITGRPIVIEPYLSSIDALVAAWLPGTEGQGVADVLFGDYGFTGKLARTWFKSVDQLPMNVGDPHYDPLFPFGFGLTSESVRDLVTRSTSTAEFVRACIVTIMATLLTSLYLIG from the exons ATGTCTAGGGTGTTTGTTCATAAGTTGGGCTTCTTATGGTTATGTTGTTGGTTGATGTTGACTGGAGAAGCTCAAGTGGATGAGATGAAATACAAAGATCCAAAGCAACCAATTGCAACCAGGGTTAAGGACTTGTTGAGTAGAATGACTTTGGAGGAGAAGATTGGTCAAATGACTCAGATTGATAGGAGTGTTGCCAATGTCAATGTTATGAAAAACAGTTTCATTG GGAGTGTATTGAGTGGCGGCGGTAGTGAGCCGCTTCCAAAGGCTAGCGCTGAAGATTGGGTGAATATGATAAATGAGTTTCAGAAAGGAGCTTTGGCAAGTAGATTGGGGATTCCAATGATATATGGTATTGATGCGGTTCACGGACACAATAATGTCTACAATGCCACCATATTTCCGCATAATGTCGGGCTTGGATGTACCAG GGATGCTTCCTTGGCACAAAGAATTGGTGCTGCAACTGCTCTTGAAGTCAGAGCGACAGGGATTCCTTATGCTTTTGCTCCATGCATTGCG GTTTGTAGAGATCCAAGATGGGGTCGGTGTTATGAAAGCTATAGCGAGGATCATAAAATCGTACAACTAATGACAGAGATCATACCGGGGCTACAAGGAGAGATCCCTCCCCATGTCAAGAAAGGATTTCCTTATGTCGGTGGCAA GACAAAGGTAGCAGCTTGTGCTAAGCACTTTGTTGGAGACGGTGGTACAACCAAGGGAGTAAATGAGAACAATGCGGTCATTGATTGGCATGGATTGCTGGGCATTCACATGCCTGCGTATTCTGATGCCATTATTAAGGGGGTTGCTACCGTTATGGTTTCATACTCAAGTTGGAACGGTGTAAAAATGCATGCAAATCGTGATCTAGTCACTGGCTTCCTGAAGAATACCCTTAAGTTTAAG GGATTTGTCATCTCGGATTGGCAAGGAATTGATAAAATCACGACACCTCCCGGTTCAAACTACACCTACTCAGTTCAGGCTTCCATTCTAGCTGGTGTTGATATG GTGATGGTCCCAATGCTATTCGAAGATTTCATTCAGGACCTTACAAGCTTGGTCAAGAATAATATCATTCCAATGGATCGTATTGATGATGCCGTGGGGAGAATTTTGCTTGTAAAGTTCACCATGGGTCTTTTCGAGAATCCTCTAGCCGATTTCAGTTTAGTCAATGAACTTGGAAGCCAG GCACACAGAGATCTAGCAAGGGAAGCTGTGAGAAAATCTCTTGTCTTGCTTAAGAATGGGAAAAGTCAAAGTGCTCCACTTCTTCCTCTTCCAAAGAAAGTCCCAAAACTCTTAGTAGCTGGCACTCATGCTGATAATTTAGGTTATCAATGTGGCGGATGGACAATCAAATGGCAAGGATTCATCGGCAATACCGACACGAGCG GAACTACTATTCTCAGTGCTATAAACTCGACAGTCGATCCAAGCACACAAGTTGTTTTTCGTGAAAACCCGGACGCCGATTTTGTTAAATCCAACAACTTTGAATTTGCCATTGTTGTTGTTGGCGAGCCTCCTTATGCCGAGACTGCTGGGGACAGCACATCACTTACAATGTTGGATCCTGGTCCAAATATCATCAACAATGTTTGCGGAGCTACCAAGTGCGTGGTTGTCACCATCACAGGCAGACCTATTGTAATCGAACCATATCTTTCATCCATAGACGCATTGGTTGCAGCATGGTTACCGGGCACCGAGGGACAAGGTGTGGCAGATGTTCTCTTCGGCGACTACGGTTTCACTGGCAAACTTGCAAGGACATGGTTCAAATCTGTTGATCAACTCCCAATGAATGTCGGAGATCCTCACTATGATCCACTTTTTCCTTTTGGTTTCGGCCTAACCTCCGAATCCGTCAGAGACCTAGTAACAAG GTCAACTTCAACTGCTGAATTTGTAAGGGCTTGTATAGTTACCATCATGGCGACGCTACTAACGAGCTTGTATTTAATTG GTTAA
- the LOC131622510 gene encoding zinc finger BED domain-containing protein RICESLEEPER 2-like, whose amino-acid sequence MVNILKERLNLQDALLCKGKYFHVRCCAHILNLIVQDGLKAAGGALCKIRESVKYVKASEGRLREFKKCIEEVHLNNVEGGFLRLEVCTRWNATYMMLKSAIRYRRAFISLSYNDKNYKICPSIEEWDRAENICNFLAPFYNITNLISGSSYTTSNLYFMQVALIEMELNRNLKSQDEVVKDMAKRMKEKFDKYWSECSITLALGNVLDPTSKLDFLNFCFKKLDPIGFEDKVDKVKDGLYDLFDAYQNNMVATSSSRNTQSHSFGQPLGKTSFLKEYRQEKIQKISNDGKSELEIYLDEKLASESSFSIGGRILHKYRNCLLPNTVYSKSGGDIIVGITKCSIDLGHNVVYFIIHFVIYFELLDD is encoded by the exons ATGGTaaacattttgaaagagagaCTCAATTTGCAAGATGCTTTGCTATGTAAAGGTAAATATTTTCACGTGAGATGTTGTGCTCACATCTTAAATCTCATAGTTCAAGATGGTTTGAAGGCAGCGGGGGGTGCTTTGTGTAAAATTCGAGAAAGTGTTAAATATGTGAAGGCTTCGGAAGGGAGATTGAGGGAGTTTAAAAAATGTATCGAAGAAGTGCATTTAAATAATGTAGAAGGTGGATTCTTAAGGTTGGAAGTGTGTACTAGATGGAATGCCACATATATGATGCTTAAAAGTGCTATTAGATATCGACGTGCATTCATTAGCTTGAGTTATAATGATAAAAACTACAAGATTTGTCCAAGCATTGAAGAATGGGATAGAGCAGAGAACATTTGTAATTTCTTGGCTCCGTTTTATAATATTACTAACTTAATTTCAGGATCATCTTACACAACCTCAAACTTATACTTCATGCAAGTTGCACTTATAGAGATGGaattgaatagaaatttgaaaagTCAAGATGAAGTGGTCAAAGATATGGCTAAGAGGATGAAGGAAAAGTTTGATAAGTATTGGAGTGAATGCTCAATTACTCTTGCACTTGGAAATGTTCttgacccaacatcaaagttggacTTTTTGAACTTTTGCTTTAAGAAACTTGATCCAATTGGCTTCGAAGACAAGGTAGATAAAGTGAAGGATGGCTTGTATGATCTCTTTGATGCATATCAAAATAATATGGTTGCAACAAGTTCATCAAGAAATACTCAATCTCACTCTTTTGGCCAACCATTAGGCAAGACATCATTTTTGAAG GAATACCGTCAAGAAAAGATACAAAAGATTTCAAATGATGGCAAATCCGAACTTGAAATATACTTGGATGAAAAAT TGGCTTCTGAATCTTCATTTAGCATCGGAGGTCGTATTTTGCATAAGTATAGGAATTGCTTACTTCCCAACACTGT ATATAGTAAAAGTGGAGGAGATATAATTGTTGGAATCACCAAGTGTTCAATAGACTTAGGCCACAATGTTGTCTACTTTATAATTCATTTTGTTATCTATTTTGAATTGTTAGATGATTAA
- the LOC131622463 gene encoding uncharacterized protein LOC131622463 isoform X1 — protein sequence MSRVFVHKLGFLWLCCWLMLTGEAQVDEMKYKDPKQPIATRVKDLLSRMTLEEKIGQMTQIDRSVANVNVMKNSFIGSVLSGGGSEPLPKASAEDWVNMINEFQKGALASRLGIPMIYGIDAVHGHNNVYNATIFPHNVGLGCTRDASLAQRIGAATALEVRATGIPYAFAPCIAVCRDPRWGRCYESYSEDHKIVQLMTEIIPGLQGEIPPHVKKGFPYVGGKTKVAACAKHFVGDGGTTKGVNENNAVIDWHGLLGIHMPAYSDAIIKGVATVMVSYSSWNGVKMHANRDLVTGFLKNTLKFKGFVISDWQGIDKITTPPGSNYTYSVQASILAGVDMVMVPMLFEDFIQDLTSLVKNNIIPMDRIDDAVGRILLVKFTMGLFENPLADFSLVNELGSQAHRDLAREAVRKSLVLLKNGKSQSAPLLPLPKKVPKLLVAGTHADNLGYQCGGWTIKWQGFIGNTDTSGTTILSAINSTVDPSTQVVFRENPDADFVKSNNFEFAIVVVGEPPYAETAGDSTSLTMLDPGPNIINNVCGATKCVVVTITGRPIVIEPYLSSIDALVAAWLPGTEGQGVADVLFGDYGFTGKLARTWFKSVDQLPMNVGDPHYDPLFPFGFGLTSESVRDLVTRSTSTAEFVRACIVTIMATLLTSLYLIGMFVTVT from the exons ATGTCTAGGGTGTTTGTTCATAAGTTGGGCTTCTTATGGTTATGTTGTTGGTTGATGTTGACTGGAGAAGCTCAAGTGGATGAGATGAAATACAAAGATCCAAAGCAACCAATTGCAACCAGGGTTAAGGACTTGTTGAGTAGAATGACTTTGGAGGAGAAGATTGGTCAAATGACTCAGATTGATAGGAGTGTTGCCAATGTCAATGTTATGAAAAACAGTTTCATTG GGAGTGTATTGAGTGGCGGCGGTAGTGAGCCGCTTCCAAAGGCTAGCGCTGAAGATTGGGTGAATATGATAAATGAGTTTCAGAAAGGAGCTTTGGCAAGTAGATTGGGGATTCCAATGATATATGGTATTGATGCGGTTCACGGACACAATAATGTCTACAATGCCACCATATTTCCGCATAATGTCGGGCTTGGATGTACCAG GGATGCTTCCTTGGCACAAAGAATTGGTGCTGCAACTGCTCTTGAAGTCAGAGCGACAGGGATTCCTTATGCTTTTGCTCCATGCATTGCG GTTTGTAGAGATCCAAGATGGGGTCGGTGTTATGAAAGCTATAGCGAGGATCATAAAATCGTACAACTAATGACAGAGATCATACCGGGGCTACAAGGAGAGATCCCTCCCCATGTCAAGAAAGGATTTCCTTATGTCGGTGGCAA GACAAAGGTAGCAGCTTGTGCTAAGCACTTTGTTGGAGACGGTGGTACAACCAAGGGAGTAAATGAGAACAATGCGGTCATTGATTGGCATGGATTGCTGGGCATTCACATGCCTGCGTATTCTGATGCCATTATTAAGGGGGTTGCTACCGTTATGGTTTCATACTCAAGTTGGAACGGTGTAAAAATGCATGCAAATCGTGATCTAGTCACTGGCTTCCTGAAGAATACCCTTAAGTTTAAG GGATTTGTCATCTCGGATTGGCAAGGAATTGATAAAATCACGACACCTCCCGGTTCAAACTACACCTACTCAGTTCAGGCTTCCATTCTAGCTGGTGTTGATATG GTGATGGTCCCAATGCTATTCGAAGATTTCATTCAGGACCTTACAAGCTTGGTCAAGAATAATATCATTCCAATGGATCGTATTGATGATGCCGTGGGGAGAATTTTGCTTGTAAAGTTCACCATGGGTCTTTTCGAGAATCCTCTAGCCGATTTCAGTTTAGTCAATGAACTTGGAAGCCAG GCACACAGAGATCTAGCAAGGGAAGCTGTGAGAAAATCTCTTGTCTTGCTTAAGAATGGGAAAAGTCAAAGTGCTCCACTTCTTCCTCTTCCAAAGAAAGTCCCAAAACTCTTAGTAGCTGGCACTCATGCTGATAATTTAGGTTATCAATGTGGCGGATGGACAATCAAATGGCAAGGATTCATCGGCAATACCGACACGAGCG GAACTACTATTCTCAGTGCTATAAACTCGACAGTCGATCCAAGCACACAAGTTGTTTTTCGTGAAAACCCGGACGCCGATTTTGTTAAATCCAACAACTTTGAATTTGCCATTGTTGTTGTTGGCGAGCCTCCTTATGCCGAGACTGCTGGGGACAGCACATCACTTACAATGTTGGATCCTGGTCCAAATATCATCAACAATGTTTGCGGAGCTACCAAGTGCGTGGTTGTCACCATCACAGGCAGACCTATTGTAATCGAACCATATCTTTCATCCATAGACGCATTGGTTGCAGCATGGTTACCGGGCACCGAGGGACAAGGTGTGGCAGATGTTCTCTTCGGCGACTACGGTTTCACTGGCAAACTTGCAAGGACATGGTTCAAATCTGTTGATCAACTCCCAATGAATGTCGGAGATCCTCACTATGATCCACTTTTTCCTTTTGGTTTCGGCCTAACCTCCGAATCCGTCAGAGACCTAGTAACAAG GTCAACTTCAACTGCTGAATTTGTAAGGGCTTGTATAGTTACCATCATGGCGACGCTACTAACGAGCTTGTATTTAATTGGTATGTTTGTGACTGTTACTTGA